A genomic region of Haliaeetus albicilla chromosome 8, bHalAlb1.1, whole genome shotgun sequence contains the following coding sequences:
- the POLRMT gene encoding DNA-directed RNA polymerase, mitochondrial: MSLLRLRAALLGPARLRGAGIPWSVLRNYSSASAKEKARRNAICERTELLEVLKARVKQLQASNVPEMTVNKVDLAPLGNDKYQDLLEKVVAPGPAEEQPTPRGRGESPARPGNWVEKLKKEMYIRQLKVERKLSIAASRLALEGQAKAKPKRKDKAKAKAKAEKRLKRPKAKVAAAESQSHAGSRNVYAHSKPMVVAVKEAAKAQRPQRVLKNKDSSQHKVLQQTIQSNLECFLFLQQPEEAERFLLLYHRSPVKRRLLNTNAYNIVMRIWARKGCLQRINRLFSMMESVGLQPSLDSYAAVLECMGRNQSCTKAIQRCMQQLKNDGFHVDELFQKCLFEEDEKEKVLRAIRIVQPNYQLPPPPSPQTCKSSLLRDFYSKEKMVSYPKLDFSVQELQERFQQQLEMELNNTITIESVESTKPLTPQAIKARKLLATLRSRWHDSILQALQKSKHSMSKLKTVSGYNILYPYLCLLPDEEYVGIMLQILNTLSPQGESLAVLARELGSKVYNRYITQRKLRSRQLEKVQEVYEDYIHLLAKDSQPDEYLPREYWEKLVAEAGFGPSLNLKDCSWPYMLIMRLGMHMLELLVHAVKVPRNALSPHLEHKLIPVLYHVYSFRSSWQIGLIKPHPIFSQIVSDAAETLLTFNSSAMPMLCPPVPWTSPHFGAFVLNDTKLMRFVDGAIQHQLLLEQCPPVNLHPVLDALNQLGNCAWKINQPVLDIIISIFNDKGNEKLDIPPPISEAPRPPATPSNSSTMNKSQKHELLLYKKKTAEMHSLRMDALYKLSIANYVRDKVFWFPHNMDFRGRTYPCPPYFNHLGNDVTRAILLFAEGKPLGPKGLDWLKIHLINLTGLKKRNALQERLEYANEIIEEILDSADHPLTGRKWWMNTDEPWQALACCMEIAKASRSPDPAAYISHFPVHQDGSCNGLQHYAALGRDLIGAISVNLMPCDVPQDVYSAVAQQVEEFRKKDAEQGVKIAQVLQGFISRKVVKQTVMTVVYGVTRYGGRLQMEKRLKEIDEFPEEYLWEASHYLVKQVFNGIKEMFSATRDIQNWLTESAKLIAQSGQTVEWVTPLGLPIVQPYYRSKSTVLNCSMQNLSVKSSNSNQKPDTVKQKNAFPPNFIHSLDSTHMMLTALHCLRQGMTFVSVHDCYWTHALTVDIMNQICRQQFVALHSEKILQDLSNFLLEKYCRSGRETRAPWQKKLMEQLSNVPKTGKFNLKKVMDSTYFFS; this comes from the exons ATGTCGCTGCTGCGGCTGCGGGCGGCGCTGCtgggcccggcccggctgcGGGGCGCCG GGATCCCATGGAGTGTTCTCCGGAACTACTCCTCTGCCAGCGCCAAGGAGAAGGCGAGGAGAAATGCCATCTGCGAGAGGACGGAGCTGCTGGAAG TGCTGAAAGCTCGGGTGAAGCAGCTCCAAGCCAGTAATGTCCCAGAGATGACGGTCAACAAAGTGGATCTGGCCCCGCTGGGGAATGACAAGTACCAGGACCTGCTGGAGAAAGTGGTGGCTCCTGGCcctgcagaggagcagcccACTCCCAGGGGAAGGGGTGAGAGCCCGGCCAGGCCCGGAAACTGGGTTGAGAAGTTGAAGAAGGAGATGTACATTCGGCAGCTGAAGGTGGAGCGGAAATTATCCATTGCTGCCTCCCGGCTGGCTCTGGAGGGCCAGGCCAAGGCCAAACCCAAACGAAAGGATAAGGCGAAGGCCAAAGCTAAAGCCGAGAAGAGACTGAAGAGGCCAAAGGCTAAAGTAGCTGCTGCCGAGAGCCAGAGCCACGCTGGCTCCCGCAACGTCTATGCACACAGCAAGCCCATGGTGGTAGCAGTGAAGGAGGCTGCAAAGGCACAGAGGCCTCAGAGGGTGCTGAAGAACAAGGACAGCAGCCAGCACAAGGTCCTGCAGCAGACCATCCAGTCCAACCTTGAATGCTTCTTGTTCttgcagcagccagaggaggCCGAGAGGTTCCTTCTCTTGTACCACAGGTCCCCTGTGAAGAGAAGGCTCTTGAATACCAATGCGTACAACATCGTGATGCGTATCTGGGCAAGAAAG GGCTGCTTGCAGCGCATCAACCGGCTGTTTTCCATGATGGAGTCCGTCGgcctccagcccagcctggaCTCCTATGCGGCAGTGCTGGAGTGTATGGGCCGGAACCAGTCGTGCACCAAAGCCATCCAGAG ATGTATGCAGCAGCTGAAGAATGATGGCTTCCATGTGGATGAGCTCTTCCAAAAGTGCTTGTTTGAGGAAGATGAGAAGGAGAAGGTGCTGAGGGCCATCAGGATTGTCCAGCCCAACTACCAGCTGCCCCCTCCACCTAGCCCACAGACCTGCAAGTCTTCTCTGCTCCGGGACTTCTACTCCAAA GAGAAGATGGTGTCGTACCCCAAGCTGGATTTCTCTGTGCAAGAGTTGCAGGAGcgctttcagcagcagctggagatggAGCTGAACAACACCATAACCATCGAGTCAGTGGAGTCAACCAAACCTCTGACCCCACAAGCCATTAAAGCG CGCAAACTGCTGGCCACCCTTCGTTCCCGGTGGCATGACTCCATCCTCCAGGCCCTGCAGAAGTCAAAGCACAGCATGTCCAAGCTCAAGACGGTGTCGGGGTACAACATTCTCTACCCCTATCTGTGCCTGCTGCCGGATGAGGAGTATGTGGGCATCATGCTGCAG atCCTCAACACCCTCTCTCCACAAGGAGAATCCCTGGCTGTGTTGGCCAGGGAGCTGGGCTCGAAAGTCTACAACAGATACATCACCCAGAGAAAGCTGCGCAGCCGCCAGCTGGAGAAGGTGCAGGAGGTCTATGAGGACTACATCCACCTGCTGGCAAAGGACAGCCAG CCTGACGAGTATTTGCCACGGGAATATTGGGAGAAGTTGGTGGCAGAAGCAGGCTTTGGGCCTTCCCTAAACTTGAAGGACTGCAGCTGGCCATACATGCTCATCATGCGCCTGGGCATGCATATGCTGGAACTCCTGGTGCATGCTGTCAAGGTGCCCAGGAATGCCCTCAGTCCTCACCTGGAGCACAAGCTTATCCCCGTCCTCTACCACGTCTACTCCTTCcgcagcagctggcag ATTGGGCTGATAAAGCCCCATCCCATCTTCTCCCAGATTGTGTCAGATGCTGCAGAGACCTTGCTGACCTTTAACTCCTCTGCCATGCCTATGCTGTGCCCCCCGGTACCATGGACCTCCCCCCACTTTGGTGCCTTTGTTCTGAATGACACCAAGTTGATGCGCTTTGTGGATGGGGCCATCCAGCACCAGCTGCTCCTGGAGCAGTGTCCTCCGGTGAACCTTCACCCCGTGCTGGATGCCCTGAACCAGCTGGGCAACTGCGCCTGGAAGATCAACCAGCCAGTGCTGGATATCATCATCTCAATCTTCAATGACAAAGGCAATGAGAAGCTGGACATCCCACCGCCCATCTCTGAGGCCCCCAGGCCTCCTGCCACTCCCAGCAATTCCTCTACCATGAACAAGTCCCAGAAGCATGAGTTGTTGCTGTACAAGAAGAAGACAGCTGAAATGCACAGCTTGCGCATGGATGCACTCTATAAGCTCTCCATCGCCAACTATGTCAGGGACAAGGTGTTCTGGTTTCCTCACAACATGGACTTCCGAGGCAGGACTTACCCTTGCCCACCTTATTTCAACCACCTCGGTAATGATGTCACCCGGGCCATCCTGCTTTTCGCAGAGGGAAAGCCACTGGGGCCCAAGGGCCTTGACTGGCTGAAGATCCACCTCATTAACCTTACGGGGCTGAAGAAGAGAAATGCCTTGCAGGAGCGGCTGGAGTACGCCAATGAAATCATAGAGGAGATCCTGGACTCAGCTGACCACCCGCTCACG GGCAGGAAGTGGTGGATGAACACTGATGAGCCCTGGCAAGCCTTGGCATGCTGTATGGAAATCGCCAAAGCCTCGAGGTCCCCGGATCCAGCAGCCTACATCTCTCATTTCCCAGTTCACCAG GACGGCTCTTGCAATGGTCTGCAGCACTACGCGGCTCTTGGCCGGGACCTTATTGGCGCCATCTCCGTCAATCTGATGCCTTGCGATGTCCCCCAGGATGTCTACAGTGCGGTGGCCCAGCAG GTTGAGGAGTTTCGGAAGAAGGATGCTGAACAGGGGGTGAAGATTGCCCAGGTGCTGCAAGGCTTCATCAGCCGCAAGGTGGTGAAGCAGACGGTGATGACAGTGGTGTACGGTGTCACACGCTACGGCGGGCGGCTGCAGATGGAGAAGCGTCTCAAGGAGATTGATGAGTTCCCTGAG GAATACTTGTGGGAAGCATCTCACTACCTCGTAAAGCAGGTGTTCAATGGCATCAAGGAGATGTTCTCAGCGACTCGAGATATCCAG AACTGGCTGACAGAGAGCGCCAAGCTCATTGCCCAGTCAGGACAGACGGTGGAGTGGGTCACACCGCTGGGTCTCCCCATCGTGCAGCCCTACTATCGATCCAAGTCCACTGTG ctgAATTGCAGCATGCAGAACTTGAGTGTGAAAAGCTCCAACAGCAACCA GAAGCCTGATACAGTGAAGCAGAAGAATGCCTTCCCACCCAACTTCATCCACTCCCTGGACTCCACACACATGATGCTCACAGCTCTGCACTGCCTCAG GCAGGGTATGACCTTCGTCTCAGTCCACGATTGCTACTGGACTCACGCGCTCACCGTGGACATTATGAACCAG ATCTGTCGGCAGCAATTTGTGGCTCTGCACAGCGAGAAGATCCTGCAGGATCTGTCCAACTTCCTGCTGGAGAAGTACTGCAG GTCCGGCAGAGAGACTAGAGCCCCCTGGCAGAAGAAACTGATGGAGCAGCTGTCAAATGTCCCCAAGACAG GCAAATTCAACCTGAAGAAGGTGATGGATTCCACCTATTTCTTCAGCTGA